A window from Drosophila kikkawai strain 14028-0561.14 chromosome 2L, DkikHiC1v2, whole genome shotgun sequence encodes these proteins:
- the bchs gene encoding WD repeat and FYVE domain-containing protein 3, translating to MNVMRKLRGAAGAGSVGGSSAANNGSPIGGNRSATDSGSPAAANGRAGAGEEALLDARIQMSLSTLKKLFNEYTHPKEPLSEQERDGKLYEMLPLFCKVFSSCPANDMSEKFWDVVAFCQQVSRLMVSEIRKRASNQSTEAASIAIVKFLEVETTEETSSGWMLLATLNLLANGDVSLIQVMTAAAVPSTLVKCLYLFFDLPIVEDDEPAAGGGTVSDFNAQERRTLLQKVFVQLLVKLCSYPYPAEELARMDDLTLLFSAITSPCPIHNIVWRKNAAEILTTISRHGLTDAVVSYIHSKGCMALCVDNMQRLTFGNPLEIVEMFVTVFCFLKDSSQVSQILMDDFRASQGYVFLSDFLLKFDNNRSQSLEIQAAIRNLVLMISSLCMCGFYELRPPAAQFNTGFKMQNFQLPQATSRETCVRNVYAFQVLQNVFLKSTTPALCCTILDAISRVYHSENANYFILESEHTLSSFAERIHLKSPQIQEKFYDLLEFIVFQLNFVPCKELISLSLLLKHNQSTACSILCLKTLLNILRHNSVFKDVYREVGILEIFVGCLTRYASHVLEITKGDENLVVEQATDQQEVDLLDTLGKLVLEALTMLLGGGANNNAQLFREYNGAKCVHELVKFKHCRPQALGIVRELILSAGGDDDMLHILSLMHSVSPLQVEFKIQILNMLLGCLKDSHRTRTVFRKVGGFVYLTSVFVSLDGSMAQPQPGIPQQDLILLLQIVCQTLATAMRFEPANAKFFHQEISSSSLCDTLRLLGCFGGASALQDFTGAYEPQQSLLKYYHEIFSGDILSVSFSENVPYPLSYVCIVFRLLYSIALDNFEAPNLSGIITLFSEPPAHTRSPSKELATPAHPSQLNLTQPTPEPRIVHPGVVLCMLQLLPAVELDAAPLQAVQLQVYLSEIIKSLVRSERNQQIMCDHGLAEKLLKLTRRALAEESHPLHVPMQYILERLAAQALQPTELRQFLRLGEPLSCADIDLQQAYKQGGPVPLTRIKTLVSMTTPRDFRAHGSSTLPPFVELDMSAEGFGCLYLPSLAPQATATAGGTIDANTIGGIGAGDRIFPPQTGLTYSTWFCVEKFSDPKTDPHCVRLLTLVRTIHNPREENLACLSILLSARDKAIVVSTQETLVTPRKSIGDWEPEGSDDGIARIWCPDLLHEGQWHNLVVVLNRAVLKNSSLSLYLDGVPMHTQKLHYIAQHPGASSANLTSATQIFGYIGTPPIWRRYSRLCWKQGVCHLLEDVLAQQTVQTIYQLGPHYMGSLQAPQLGKQSEPLAPLVPEDRVLLGLNAKAVSKLTLVKIRKVYSRADNKSIAKQLNMNSHENATPIKILHNSAGHLAGAGRSLGGVVVGYLGVRVFSPHPVSAMIDTVGGCNVLLGIIAMAQDVESLYAGVKALTCVVRSNRAAQAEMDRKRCYQTLGMFFKKKKHLLNSHILHLTFGLVGTVNSQDMSAIPNVTAFQDLLCDLEIWHNAPNGLLRSLLEHLLELVVESSDKKQNIKIMRDLQLLVKLLHIITQIQDHSTREILFSLLETLLGGQPRHTDLLLFGQYVAAKLPRSQDGGLEAAVLLPSMKNPSDDQDGGVAQNIYLRNRCLSLLHGLLFTPRNTVNYVICDDISKTLGMDWLLLFMQPHVHFTTVIIAVRVLVVVCANESFLVRFREANHNGGYLRFTEMVSQRKMGLGAQQLNQRPTNGTGTVIVATPQNTIQHLPTQIAGEVRAAALNIPGFQLLEWLMQHHLDVPELYFLVTALIMGQPVKVLATEHTKFDLDRVWSFLWGAPVSANTQLPKLNVCPEGVCVLLAMVRGIVHGGECAPWLHSHPETIIQLLFSLYQNLSDFAPVMMAGDVVTSLVAVLFPPTSRSSDSEPNSGASTPTDGTGSSFVLPPPETLHGAQQPKLTAHPVCKCIIDFLRVIVVDSLGLNMQNKATPVIDLVLDAAPDTAELPLQVQYQTQIIIALMDHLLAADVLVGEQAALPLVPLLQSQTQHIAPNVFYLTARIVDKLWQGCLARNPHDIFDFVIKLIAQAKRRSSSLSLEHLHHSLNRSILFLLSRPTDDSRTDQVSVLEALHKIIQHRLLIFGAGNHELEFIGCLTYCLMQLTADMKIILEPATSRNTTWHVNPQTETVEPKDEDLNQLQGRNLIVGAAFRVWEELYVCKKPAIEEVFKVSLTPPPANSKAPDLQTTREQVMELASKLWFNYVEAERKASYRAPWELHTQIQSKIQKVTGGLSRLTSRTKAKKEELVRTKSTMSREAAYESTGIHVQLVKDLLELRTKQYQQMMQHTQRYVYQDWVQSETELTRERGLWGPAGSCSLDKWILDTTEGPHRMRKKTMRNDVFYLHYPYRPELELADNRQLKYKVASSLDSKTYALHGQQQPRILAEAGADQHSMHQQSSLEAVHPHRLEASSSTSTPPPPISPKLVGHGSAPYPQESIDGNAPEDDEEEEDTSMTSDNETFLRLLEEQEKISFMFRCARVQGLDTFEGLLLFGKEHCYIVDGFTLLKNREIRDIDTLPPGAYEPIIPNSGGTSSSTSRAVSHKLRQCSKFAYEEIREVHKRRYLLQPIALEVFSEDGRNYLLSFPRKVRNKVNQRFLALATALNDNAQQSVAGQKRTASVEQTAGIFSGLIGETSVTQRWVRGEISNFQYLMHLNTLAGRSYNDLMQYPVFPWILADYDSEELDLTNPKTFRDFSRPMGAQAEERLEQFQKRFKEWDDPHGETPPYHYGTHYSSAMIVCSYLVRLEPFSQPFLKLQGGHFDLADRMFHSIKEAWLSASKLNMADVKELIPEFFYLPEFLSNFNSFDLGTKQNGETLNHVILPPWAKQDPREFIRLHRSALECDYVSQHLHLWIDLIFGCKQQGPAAVDSVNVFHHLFYEGNVDIYNIDDPLKKNATIGFINNFGQIPKQLFKKAHPAKKMGSSRHSALIDPTALIQGNSTVLQTDRLFFHNLDNLKPSLQPIKELKGPVGQILQPDKTVFAVEQNKVMMPPSYTKYIAWGFADHSLRVGLYDTDRASFVSEAAAQNSGEILTCACPNAKMIVTAGTSSVVTIWKFDANRKSLSVKHSLHGHTDAVTCLAASAAYNVIVSGSRDGTAIVWDMTRFTFVRQLRGHAGVVAAVAINELTGEIATCSATWLHVWSINGDALAMVNTCVGSADRMQQILCVAFSQIREWDQQNVVITGSTDGVVRMWSLEHTQVPIDRKLKRGIEVNSQDKPDSASLDSKDNKDEKMSLFKQMKSLSQPEEEEQEIVKSASESSISEASQHSKESSKSAETGAKAEEPLVERRNSSISGAKSLHEMKSATVEAPGCSSSDPKSNEDEHAIRPSKSDTSLTDGFVVIDNDRHHRGDQVLRKGFRWQRQLMFRSKLTMHTAYDRKDNAEPASITALTVSKDHKILYVGDARGRIFSWSVTEQPGRGVADHWLKDEGADQCVKCHVKFTLYERKHHCRNCGQVFCNKCSRFESEISRLRILKPVRVCQACYSQLRTSSFDN from the exons ATGAACGTGATGCGCAAACTGCGCGGCGCTGCCGGAGCAGGAAGCGTCGGAGGCTCTTCCGCTGCCAACAATGGTTCTCCCATTGGAGGTAACAGATCCGCCACGGATTCCGGCTCCCCGGCAGCTGCCAATGGAAGGGCTGGCGCCGGTGAGGAGGCCCTGCTAGATGCCCGCATTCAAATGAGCCTAAGCACCCTCAAAAAGCTATTCAATGAATACACTCATCCAAAGGAACCGCTGAGCGAACAGGAGCGCGATGGAAAGCTGTACGAGATGCTGCCCCTCTTCTGCAAG GTCTTCAGTAGCTGTCCGGCCAACGATATGAGCGAAAAGTTCTGGGACGTGGTGGCCTTCTGCCAGCAGGTCTCCCGTCTGATGGTCAGCGAGATACGCAAGCGAGCTTCTAACCAGAGTACAGAGGCTGCGTCCATAGCCATCGTCAAGTTTCTGGAGGTGGAGACCACGGAGGAAACTAGTAGTGGATGGATGCTACTTGCCACGCTTAATTTGCTGGCTAACGGAGATGTGTCGTTAATACAG GTAATGACTGCAGCCGCAGTTCCCTCGACTCTGGTCAAGTGCCTGTACCTCTTCTTCGATCTACCCATTGTCGAGGACGATGAGCCTGCGGCGGGTGGTGGAACAGTGAGCGATTTTAATGCCCAAGAGCGACGCACTCTGCTGCAAAAGGTGTTTGTCCAGCTGCTGGTGAAACTATGTTCGTATCCCTATCCCGCCGAGGAGCTGGCACGTATGGACGACCTGACGCTGCTCTTTTCGGCAATAACCTCGCCGTGTCCCATCCACAACATTGTGTGGCGAAAAAATGCAGCCGAAATTCTGACCACCATATCGAGACACGGCTTAACCGATGCCGTTGTTAGCTATATACATT CCAAGGGCTGTATGGCTCTCTGCGTGGACAACATGCAACGTCTGACGTTTGGCAATCCTTTGGAAATCGTCGAAATGTTCGTCACCGTGTTCTGTTTCCTCAAGGACTCTAGTCAGGTATCCCAGATACTAATGGACGACTTTCGAGCATCCCAAGGCTACGTGTTCCTCAGCGACTTTCTGCTAAA GTTCGACAACAACCGCAGCCAATCGCTGGAGATCCAGGCGGCCATACGCAACCTTGTCCTGATGATCTCATCGCTGTGCATGTGCGGCTTCTATGAGCTGCGACCACCAGCGGCCCAGTTTAATACCGGTTTCAAGATGCAGAACTTTCAGCTGCCACAGGCCACTTCCCGGGAAACGTGCGTCCGGAATGTGTACGCCTTCCAGGTGCTACAGAATGTTTTCCTCAAGTCAACCACGCCGGCTTTGTGCTGCACGATACTAGATGCTATCTCGCGGGTTTACCACTCGGAGAATGCCAACTACTTTATCCTGGAGTCAGAACATACACTCAGCTCCTTTGCGGAACGCATACACCTGAAGAGCCCGCAGATCCAGGAGAAGTTTTACGATTTGCTGGAGTTTATCGTCTTCCAGCTGAACTTTGTGCCCTGCAAGGAACTGATCAGCCTGTCGCTGCTGCTCAAGCACAACCAATCGACGGCCTGCAGTATTTTGTGTCTGAAGACCTTGCTGAATATTCTGCGTCACAATAGCGTCTTTAAGGATGTGTACCGGGAGGTGGGCATCCTGGAGATCTTTGTGGGCTGCCTGACGCGCTATGCCAGCCATGTTCTGGAGATCACCAAGGGTGATGAGAACTTGGTGGTGGAACAGGCTACTGATCAACAGGAAGTGGATCTGCTGGACACCCTGGGCAAGCTTGTCCTGGAAGCCTTAACAATGCTGCTGGGCGGCGGGGCCAACAACAATGCCCAGCTTTTCCGGGAATACAACGGCGCCAAGTGTGTCCACGAGCTGGTCAAGTTCAAGCACTGCCGCCCGCAGGCTCTGGGTATTGTAAGAGAGTTAATACTCTCTGCCGGCGGGGACGATGATATGCTGCACATACTCTCCCTGATGCACAGCGTCAGCCCACTCCAAGTGGAGTtcaagatacagatactcaACATGCTGTTAGGCTGCTTGAAGGACTCGCATCGCACGAGGACCGTGTTCCGCAAGGTTGGCGGCTTTGTTTACCTCACCAGCGTCTTTGTTTCCCTGGACGGGAGCATGGCCCAGCCTCAGCCCGGGATTCCCCAGCAGGATCTCATTCTCCTGCTGCAGATTGTCTGCCAGACCCTGGCCACAGCCATGCGCTTTGAGCCGGCCAATGCCAAGTTTTTCCACCAGGAAATAAGCAGCAGCTCGCTTTGCGACACGCTGCGTCTGCTGGGTTGCTTTGGAGGAGCGTCTGCCTTGCAGGATTTCACAGGAGCCTACGAGCCGCAGCAGTCGCTGCTCAAGTATTACCACGAGATCTTCAGCGGGGATATACTGAGCGTTag CTTCTCGGAGAACGTTCCCTATCCCCTGTCCTATGTGTGCATCGTCTTCCGGCTGCTGTACAGCATTGCTTTGGACAACTTTGAGGCTCCCAATCTGAGCGGCATCATTACCCTGTTCAGCGAGCCGCCGGCACACACGCGTTCTCCAAGCAAGGAACTGGCCACGCCTGCCCATCCCAGCCAGCTTAATCTCACACAGCCCACTCCCGAGCCACGCATAGTCCATCCCGGTGTGGTGCTGTGCATGCTCCAGCTTCTGCCCGCCGTGGAACTGGATGCAGCTCCTCTGCAGGCAGTGCAGCTGCAGGTCTACCTCAGCGAGATTATCAAGTCGCTGGTGAGAAGCGAACGCAATCAGCAGATTATGTGCGATCATGGACTGGCCGAGAAGCTGCTAAAGCTCACCCGGCGAGCTTTGGCAGAGGAGTCGCATCCCCTGCATGTGCCCATGCAGTATATCCTGGAACGTCTGGCCGCCCAGGCTTTGCAGCCCACAGAGCTGCGGCAGTTCCTGCGCCTGGGAGAGCCACTCTCCTGTGCGGATATCGATCTCCAGCAGGCTTACAAGCAAGGAGGACCTGTTCCACTGACACGCATCAAGACTTTGGTCTCCATGACCACGCCAAGGGACTTTCGAGCGCATGGTTCAAGCACTTTGCCCCCTTTCGTGGAGCTGGATATGTCCGCCGAGGGTTTCGGTTGCCTCTACCTGCCTTCGCTGGCGCCTCAGGCCACGGCCACAGCTGGAGGAACCATTGATGCCAACACCATAGGCGGCATAGGAGCCGGTGATCGTATATTTCCGCCACAAACTGGTCTCACTTACTCCACTTGGTTTTGTGTGGAAAAGTTCTCGGATCCAAAGACAGACCCGCATTGCGTGAGGCTGCTAACGCTGGTTAGAACCATTCACAATCCGCGGGAGGAGAACCTGGCTTGTCTGTCCATTCTGCTGTCGGCAAGGGACAAGGCTATAGTGGTGTCCACGCAGGAGACGCTAGTCACGCCCAGAAAAA GCATAGGTGACTGGGAGCCCGAGGGTTCGGATGATGGCATTGCCCGCATCTGGTGCCCCGATTTACTGCACGAGGGCCAGTGGCACAATCTGGTTGTGGTGCTCAATCGGGCTGTCCTGAAGAACTCTAGCTTGTCGCTTTACCTAGACGGTGTGCCCATGCACACCCAAAAGCTGCACTACATCGCTCAGCATCCGGGAGCGAGCAGCGCCAACCTTACGTCGGCCACCCAGATCTTTGGCTACATTGGCACCCCACCCATCTGGCGAAGGTACTCCCGCTTGTGCTGGAAGCAGGGCGTGTGCCACCTGCTTGAGGATGTCTTGGCCCAGCAGACGGTGCAGACAATCTACCAGTTGGGACCACACTACATGGGCTCGCTGCAGGCTCCCCAGTTGGGCAAGCAGTCGGAGCCACTGGCTCCTCTAGTGCCCGAGGATCGCGTCTTGCTGGGTCTCAATGCCAAGGCGGTGTCCAAGCTCACGCTGGTCAAGATCAGGAAGGTGTACAGTCGGGCGGACAACAAGAGCATAGCCAAGCAGCTGAACATGAATTCGCACGAGAACGCCACGCCCATCAA AATCCTGCACAACTCTGCCGGTCACCTGGCTGGAGCAGGTCGTTCCCTGGGCGGCGTGGTTGTAGGCTACCTGGGCGTCCGTGTCTTCAGCCCCCATCCCGTCTCCGCCATGATTGACACCGTTGGTGGCTGCAATGTGCTCCTCGGCATCATTGCCATGGCCCAGGATGTGGAGTCCTTGTACGCCGGCGTGAAGGCTCTAACCTGCGTGGTTCGCAGCAATCGGGCTGCCCAGGCGGAGATGGACAGAAAGCGCTGCTACCAGACTTTGGGTATGTTCTTCAAGAAGAAGAAACACCTGCTCAACTCACACATCCTGCACCTGACATTCGGCCTGGTGGGCACTGTGAACAGCCAGGATATGTCGGCCATACCCAATGTTACGGCATTCCAGGACCTTTTGTGTGACTTGGAGATTTGGCATAATGCCCCGAATGGCCTGTTGAGATCCCTGCTGGAGCAcctgctggagctggtggtggagTCCAGCGACAAAAAgcagaatataaaaattatgcgAGATTTGCAATTGCTGGTGAAGCTGCTGCACATCATCACACAGATCCAGGATCACTCAACGCGCGAGATACTCTTCAGTTTGCTGGAAACCCTGCTGGGTGGGCAACCCCGACACACGGACTTGCTACTCTTTGGTCAGTATGTGGCCGCCAAGCTGCCACGCTCGCAGGATGGTGGACTAGAGGCGGCAGTGCTTCTTCCTAGCATGAAGAATCCCAGCGACGACCAGGATGGTGGCGTTGCCCAGAATATATACCTGCGCAACCGTTGTCTCTCGCTGCTCCACGGCCTGCTCTTTACTCCACGGAATACAGTGAATTATGTCATCTGCGATGACATCTCCAAGACCCTGGGCATGGACTGGCTGCTGCTCTTTATGCAGCCACATGTCCACTTCACCACGGTGATCATTGCAGTGCGCGTCCTGGTGGTGGTCTGCGCCAATGAGAGTTTTCTGGTGAGGTTCCGCGAGGCCAACCACAATGGAGGCTATCTAAGGTTTACGGAGATGGTCTCCCAGCGCAAGATGGGCCTGGGAGCCCAGCAGCTCAACCAGCGGCCCACCAATGGCACTGGCACGGTCATCGTGGCGACGCCCCAAAACACCATACAGCACCTGCCCACGCAGATAGCTGGAGAGGTAAGAGCGGCCGCCTTGAATATACCTGGTTTCCAGCTTCTCGAATGGCTGATGCAGCATCACCTGGATGTGCCCGAGTTGTACTTCCTGGTGACCGCCTTGATTATGGGTCAACCCGTCAAGGTTCTGGCCACCGAGCACACAAAGTTCGACCTTGACAGGGTGTGGTCTTTCCTCTGGGGAGCCCCCGTCTCAGCCAACACGCAGCTGCCCAAGCTCAATGTTTGCCCCGAAGGAGTGTGCGTCCTCCTGGCCATGGTTCGTGGGATTGTGCATGGCGGGGAGTGTGCTCCTTGGCTACACAGCCACCCGGAGACCATCATCCAGCTGCTGTTCAGCCTCTACCAGAATCTCAGTGACTTTGCGCCAGTTATGATGGCCGGGGATGTGGTCACCTCATTGGTGGCAGTGCTCTTTCCTCCCACCTCGCGTTCTTCAGATTCCGAACCCAACAGCGGAGCCTCTACGCCCACTGATGGCACTGGCAGCAGCTTCGTCCTGCCTCCACCGGAAACTTTACACGGAGCGCAGCAGCCAAAGCTAACCGCTCATCCGGTTTGCAAGTGCATCATTGACTTCCTCCGCGTCATAGTGGTGGATTCTCTTGGCCTCAATATGCAAAACAAGGCCACGCCAGTCATTGATCTTGTCTTGGATGCAGCTCCGGACACCGCGGAACTTCCTCTGCAGGTTCAGTACCAAACACAGATCATCATTGCCCTGATGGATCACCTTCTCGCGGCGGATGTGCTGGTGGGTGAGCAGGCTGCCCTGCCGCTGGTGCCGCTCCTGCAAAGCCAAACCCAGCACATAGCTCCCAATGTCTTCTACCTGACCGCCCGCATCGTGGACAAGCTGTGGCAGGGCTGCCTGGCCCGCAATCCACACGACATCTTTGACTTTGTCATCAAGCTAATTGCCCAGGCCAAGCGCCGCTCCTCGTCGCTCTCGCTGGAGCACCTGCATCACTCGCTCAACCGCAGCATCCTTTTCCTGCTCTCCCGACCCACCGATGACTCGCGGACCGACCAGGTCAGCGTGCTTGAGGCTTTGCACAAGATCATCCAGCACCGACTGCTCATCTTTGGAGCTGGTAACCACGAGCTGGAGTTCATTGGCTGCCTCACCTACTGCCTGATGCAGCTGACGGCGGACATGAAGATAATCCTGGAACCGGCCACCAGTAGGAACACCACCTGGCATGTTAATCCGCAAACGGAGACGGTGGAGCCCAAGGATGAGGATCTCAACCAGCTGCAGGGACGCAACCTGATTGTGGGAGCCGCCTTCCGCGTCTGGGAGGAGCTGTACGTGTGCAAGAAGCCCGCCATCGAGGAGGTCTTCAAGGTCTCCCTGACGCCACCGCCGGCCAATTCCAAGGCGCCCGATCTGCAGACCACGCGGGAGCAGGTAATGGAGCTGGCCTCCAAGCTGTGGTTCAACTATGTTGAGGCTGAACGCAAGGCCTCCTACCGCGCACCCTGGGAGCTGCACACCCAGATTCAGTCCAAGATCCAGAAGGTCACCGGTGGCCTCTCCCGCCTGACCAGCCGCACCAAGGCCAAGAAGGAGGAGCTGGTGCGCACCAAGTCCACGATGAGCCGGGAGGCAGCCTACGAGTCCACTGGCATCCATGTGCAGCTTGTGAAGGATCTTCTTGAACTGCGCACGAAGCAGTACCAGCAAATGATGCAGCACACCCAGCGCTATGTTTACCAGGACTGGGTCCAGTCGGAGACGGAGCTTACCCGCGAGCGGGGTTTGTGGGGTCCCGCCGGCAGCTGCTCGCTGGACAAGTGGATCCTTGACACCACCGAGGGCCCCCACCGCATGCGGAAGAAGACGATGCGCAACGATGTCTTCTACCTGCACTATCCCTACCGTCCGGAGCTGGAGCTAGCGGACAATCGTCAGCTGAAGTACAAGGTGGCCTCTAGTTTGGACAGCAAAACCTACGCACTgcatggccagcagcagccacgcATCCTGGCGGAGGCGGGGGCGGATCAGCATTCAATGCACCAGCAAAGCTCCCTGGAGGCAGTGCATCCTCACCGCTTGGAGGCCAGTAGTAGTACCTCAACCCCTCCGCCTCCCATCTCTCCCAAACTGGTGGGTCACGGCTCGGCTCCTTATCCCCAGGAGTCGATTGATGGCAATGCTCCAGAAGATgacgaagaggaggaggacacCTCCATGACCAGCGATAATGAGACCTTCCTGCGGCTGCTCGAAGAGCAGGAGAAGATCAGCTTCATGTTCCGTTGTGCCAGGGTCCAGGGACTGGACACCTTCGAGGGCCTGCTGCTCTTTGGCAAGGAGCATTGCTACATTGTGGATGGTTTCACGCTGCTGAAGAACCGTGAGATTCGGGACATAGACACACTGCCTCCAGGGGCCTACGAGCCCATTATACCCAACTCTGGAGGCACCTCCTCCAGCACTTCGCGGGCCGTGAGTCACAAGCTGCGGCAGTGCTCCAAGTTTGCCTACGAGGAGATCCGGGAGGTGCACAAGCGTCGCTACCTGCTGCAGCCCATTGCCCTGGAGGTGTTCTCCGAGGATGGACGCAACTACTTGTTGAGTTTTCCCCGCAAGGTTCGAAACAAGGTTAATCAGAGATTCCTGGCGCTGGCCACGGCTTTGAATGACAATGCCCAGCAGTCGGTGGCGGGACAGAAGCGCACGGCCAGCGTGGAGCAGACGGCGGGCATCTTTAGCGGGTTAATCGGCGAGACTTCGGTGACGCAGCGTTGGGTGCGGGGAGAGATCTCCAACTTCCAGTACCTCATGCACCTGAACACCCTGGCCGGGCGCAGCTACAACGACCTGATGCAGTACCCAGTGTTCCCCTGGATCCTGGCTGACTACGACTCCGAGGAGCTGGACCTCACCAACCCCAAGACCTTCCGCGACTTTTCGCGACCCATGGGTGCCCAGGCTGAGGAGAGATTGGAGCAGTTCCAAAAGCGCTTCAAGGAGTGGGATGATCCCCATGGGGAGACTCCACCCTATCACTATGGCACCCACTACAGCTCCGCCATGATAGTGTGCTCTTATCTGGTGCGTCTGGAGCCCTTCTCCCAGCCCTTCCTCAAGCTGCAGGGTGGTCACTTTGACCTCGCGGACCGCATGTTCCACAGCATCAAGGAGGCCTGGCTATCGGCCTCCAAGCTCAACATGGCTGATGTCAAGGAGCTCATCCCGGAGTTCTTCTACCTGCCCGAGTTCCTGAGCAACTTTAACAGCTTTGATCTGGGCACTAAGCAGAACGGAGAAACCCTTAACCATGTGATCCTGCCGCCTTGGGCCAAGCAGGACCCGCGGGAGTTTATACGCCTGCACAGGAGCGCCCTGGAGTGTGACTACGTCAGTCAGCATTTGCATTTG TGGATCGACTTAATCTTTGGCTGCAAGCAGCAGGGACCCGCTGCCGTGGACTCGGTCAATGTGTTTCATCATCTCTTCTACGAGGGAAATGTGGATATCTACAA CATTGATGATCCCCTCAAGAAGAATGCCACCATTGGCTTCATCAACAACTTTGGCCAGATTCCCAAACAGCTTTTCAAGAAGGCCCATCCCGCCAAGAAAATGGGCAGCTCCCGCCACTCGGCTCTGATTGATCCCACAGCTCTGATCCAAGGCAACAGCACAGTGCTCCAGACCGATCGCCTGTTCTTCCACAATCTCGACAATCTCAAGCCCAGTTTGCAGCCCATCAAAGAGCTCAAGGGACCCGTTGGGCAGATACTGCAGCCCGACAAGACCGTGTTTGCCGTGGAGCAGAACAAGGTGATGATGCCGCCTTCGTACACCAAGTACATAGCCTGGGGTTTCGCTGATCACTCCCTCCGCGTGGGGCTATACGACACAGATAGGGCTTCCTTTGTGTCCGAGGCGGCGGCCCAGAACTCTGGGGAGATCCTGACCTGCGCCTGTCCCAATGCCAAAATGATTGTCACCGCCGGCACCAGTTCGGTGGTGACCATCTGGAAGTTTGATGCAAACCGCAAGAGTTTGAGTGTGAAACACTCTTTGCATGGACACACCGATGCTGTGACTTGTCTGGCGGCCAGTGCCGCCTACAATGTCATTGTCTCTGGTTCAAGGGATGGCACTGCCATTGTCTGGGACATGACTAGGTTTACCTTCGTGCGCCAGTTGCGTGGGCATGCGGGCGTAGTGGCTGCCGTGGCCATCAACGAACTCACCGGCGAAATTGCCACCTGCTCGGCCACTTGGCTGCACGTGTGGTCCATCAATGGCGATGCTTTGGCCATGGTCAACACCTGCGTGGGCAGTGCAGACCGCATGCAGCAGATCCTTTGCGTGGCCTTCTCCCAGATCCGCGAGTGGGACCAACAGAATGTGGTCATAACGGGCTCCACGGATGGCGTAGTGAGG ATGTGGTCTCTGGAGCACACACAGGTGCCCATTGATCGTAAACTGAAGCGAGGGATTGAGGTCAACTCTCAGGACAAACCCGACTCGGCCTCTTTGGACAGCAAGGACAATAAGGACGAAAAAATGAGCCTATTCAAGCAAATGAAAAGCCTTTCGCAGCCGGAGGAAGAAGAGCAAG AGATTGTAAAGTCCGCCTCGGAAAGTAGCATTTCGGAGGCCTCTCAGCACAGCAAGGAGTCGAGCAAGTCGGCAGAGACTGGTGCCAAGGCAGAGGAGCCGTTGGTTGAACGCAGAAAtagctcaatttcgggagctAAGTCGCTGCATGAAATGAAGTCGGCCACTGTGGAGGCGCCTGGGTGCAGCAGCTCTGATCCCAAAAGCAATGAGG ATGAACATGCCATCAGGCCTAGCAAATCGGATACAAGCCTGACGGATGGTTTCGTTGTTATAGACAATGACAGGCATCATCGTGGCGATCAAGTGCTAAGAAAAG GCTTCCGCTGGCAAC